The following proteins are encoded in a genomic region of Comamonas resistens:
- a CDS encoding SDR family NAD(P)-dependent oxidoreductase, with protein MAMDFQGRVAIVTGAGGGLGRLHALALAQRGAKVVVNDLGGAVDGSGGSATAAQKVVDEIRAAGGEAIANAASVTDFEAVQAMVQQAVDTWGRVDILVNNAGILRDKSFAKMDMADFRLVVDVHLMGAANCCKAVWPHMQAQNYGRIVMTTSSTGLYGNFGQANYGAAKLAQVGLMQTLAIEGAKNDIRVNALAPTAATRMTAGLLPEPVLEALRPEAVVPAMLVLAHERAPTRTILCAGAGGFEAAHITMTEGVYLGMGDGVPEELAARLAEVTAREGEQVPGSGSVQGQVEVGKAMKAHGH; from the coding sequence ATGGCAATGGATTTTCAAGGTCGTGTGGCCATCGTGACCGGTGCGGGCGGTGGCCTGGGTCGTCTGCATGCGCTGGCCCTGGCCCAGCGCGGCGCCAAGGTGGTGGTCAACGATCTGGGCGGTGCGGTTGACGGCTCGGGCGGCTCGGCCACGGCGGCGCAGAAGGTGGTCGATGAAATCCGCGCTGCTGGTGGCGAGGCCATTGCCAATGCAGCATCGGTCACGGACTTCGAAGCGGTGCAGGCCATGGTGCAGCAGGCCGTCGACACCTGGGGCCGCGTGGACATCCTGGTCAACAACGCCGGCATTCTGCGTGACAAGAGCTTTGCCAAGATGGACATGGCGGATTTCCGTCTCGTCGTCGATGTGCACCTGATGGGCGCTGCCAACTGCTGCAAGGCCGTGTGGCCGCATATGCAGGCGCAGAACTATGGCCGCATCGTGATGACGACCTCGTCCACGGGCCTCTATGGCAACTTCGGCCAGGCCAACTATGGCGCGGCCAAGCTGGCCCAGGTGGGGCTGATGCAGACCCTGGCCATCGAAGGCGCCAAGAACGATATCCGTGTCAATGCCCTGGCGCCCACGGCGGCCACGCGCATGACGGCCGGCCTGTTGCCCGAGCCCGTGCTTGAAGCCCTGAGGCCCGAGGCCGTGGTGCCCGCCATGCTGGTGCTGGCCCATGAGCGCGCGCCCACGCGTACCATCCTCTGCGCTGGCGCAGGCGGTTTCGAGGCAGCGCACATCACCATGACCGAGGGTGTCTACCTGGGCATGGGCGATGGCGTGCCCGAAGAGCTGGCTGCGCGACTGGCCGAAGTCACGGCCCGCGAAGGCGAGCAGGTGCCTGGCAGCGGCTCGGTGCAGGGACAGGTGGAAGTGGGCAAGGCCATGAAGGCGCATGGGCACTAG
- a CDS encoding 2Fe-2S iron-sulfur cluster-binding protein, whose protein sequence is MSNDSPFAPPFFIAKCEPSGHQVDAWADQPLLDSLEGGGVDWPSSCRNGTCRTCLGQLVSGSVHYEIDWPGLTAEEKAEGYVLPCCAYPDSDLVLKNAP, encoded by the coding sequence ATGTCCAACGATTCCCCATTTGCCCCACCTTTTTTCATAGCCAAATGCGAGCCCAGCGGCCATCAGGTCGATGCCTGGGCCGACCAGCCTCTGCTCGATTCGCTGGAGGGCGGCGGTGTGGACTGGCCCAGTTCCTGCCGCAACGGCACCTGCCGTACCTGTCTGGGGCAACTGGTCTCGGGCTCGGTGCACTACGAGATCGACTGGCCGGGCCTGACCGCCGAAGAAAAGGCCGAGGGCTATGTGCTGCCCTGCTGCGCCTACCCCGACAGCGATTTGGTTTTGAAGAACGCCCCCTGA